A single genomic interval of Falco naumanni isolate bFalNau1 chromosome 11, bFalNau1.pat, whole genome shotgun sequence harbors:
- the MRPL37 gene encoding 39S ribosomal protein L37, mitochondrial gives MAAGLVVLRRVAAAVRGRGALTRGILTRAAPRRHRGPLPRTPWTTRGPPPEVLAQQVERRPVREQVELDAITYAGRQHFMPGLARPRFPRWDRGWHDRWHSRGPRYEDMPLYKERSCYICHQRARLLEGVRQAQWLTKTKLVEGLPPSVLSILDNPAHQLEDYEEGVKRAVSHARLWHTTEVAPRREEYCPVLFEDLVHLCRLMSAKYPSLTKRMLARNYKVAAMWERGSTLLQVRGLNGILMNSMTPIPPVASKEEIVATAEHVLETFYPISPTIDLQEVHVYKELNDTGFRDGYPYPHPHTLFFLESANIRTNRFRPEQLRAKMLMFAFGNALAKAKVLYGNDPKVLEQPVVVQSIGTDGQQFQFMVFQLNTTDLVSNDGIKNLVWIDSDQNLYEKAQCIPEVKKRVVVKPAGIYGFQPDTFKKFLALYLHGAV, from the exons ATGGCGGCGGGGCTCGTGGTGCTGAGGCGGGTGGCGGCGGCGGTGCGGGGCCGCGGCGCCCTCACCCGCGGCATCCTCACCCgtgccgcgccgcgccgccacCGCGGGCCGCTGCCGCGCACGCCCTGGACCACCCGCGGGCCGCCACCGGAGGTGCTGGCCCAGCAGGTGGAGCGGCGGCCGGTGCGGGAGCAGGTGGAGCTGGACGCTATCACGTACGCGGGGCGGCAGCACTTCATGCCCGGCCTGGCCCGGCCGCGCTTCCCACGCTGGGACCGCGGCTGGCATGACCGCTGGCACTCGCGGGGGCCGCGCTACGAGGACATGCCGCTCTACAAGGAGCGCAGCTGCTACATCTGCCACCAGCGCGCCCGCCTGCTGGAAG GGGTGCGGCAAGCGCAGTGGCTCACCAAGACGAAGCTGGTGGAAGGTTTGCCACCATCGGTGCTGAGCATCCTTGACAACCCGGCTCACCAGCTGGAGGACTATGAGGAGGGGGTAAAGCGTGCAGTCTCACACGCACGGCTCTGGCACACGACAGAAGTTGCTCCCAGGAGAGAGGAGTATTG CCCAGTACTGTTTGAAGACTTGGTGCATTTATGTCGGTTAATGTCTGCGAAGTACCCTTCTCTAACTAAAAGAATGTTGGCTAGAAACTACAAGGTAGCAGCTATGTGGGAAAGAG GATCCACTCTCCTTCAGGTCCGTGGCCTGAATGGAATACTTATGAACTCTATGACCCCAATACCACCAGTAGCCTCCAAGGAGGAGATAGTGGCCACTGCAGAACATGTTCTGGAGACTTTTTATCCCATCTCTCCTACAATTGATCTTCAGGAAGTGCATGTGTACAAAGAGCTCAACGATACGG GTTTTAGAGATGGTTATCCGTACCCTCATCCTCACACTCTGTTCTTCCTGGAATCGGCCAACATTCGTACTAACAGGTTCAGACCAGAACAACTTCGTGCTAAAATGCTGATGTTTGCTTTTGGCAATGCGCTGGCAAAGGCTAAGGTGCTGTACGGG AATGATCCCAAGGTTTTGGAGCAGCCAGTAGTGGTGCAAAGCATTGGCACAGATGGCCAGCAATTCCAGTTCATGGTGTTCCAGTTAAATACAACAGACCTTGTCTCTAATGATGGTATAAAAAATCTAGTCTGGATTGACTCTGATCAGAATCTGTATGAAAAAGCCCAGTGTATCCCAGAAGTCAAGAAGAGAGTTGTTGTG aagccCGCTGGAATATATGGCTTTCAGCCAGACACATTCAAGAAGTTTCTGGCACTGTATCTGCATGGAGCTGTGTGA